In a genomic window of Pontibacter liquoris:
- the paaN gene encoding phenylacetic acid degradation protein PaaN, translating into MNLNLSNNHQQLLQTAIRALHERTFFSQYPENPTPDVYGENADKEGRDMYKAHLNQPFSELLQEDPAAWVGQEESPYEQQPLGITYPFFAPDTLVTRAEEAFHTWRKVKPADRAAILVETLERVKNRFFEIAYATMHTTGQAYMMSFQASGPHAADRALEAIAAGLEEQTRFPEETQWEKPMGKYNLKLNKQWKAVPKGVALVIGCATFPTWNTVPGMYASLVTGNPVIVKPHPKAVLPIAIVVAEVQRVLQENGLNPNICQLAVDANDHLITKELAENPLVKLIDYTGGTEFGNYVESLKGKTVFTEKTGVNSIILDSVEDLDKVAQNLAFSVSLYSGQMCTAPQNFFVPESGVKVGGEVVAYDEVVRKIADAVTSLVNNPKAGPHILGAIQNPATTARVKEAASIKGKEVLSTCDLSNPVFANARTCTPVIYEVAASEPESYSRELFGPIVLIIKTKDTNESIAIAKEMAQKYGAISCGAYTTDPEVKEKIMDEMSLAGTPVSFNLTGGIFVNQNAGFSDFHVTGGNPAGNASFTNPEFVIKRFTWVGFREPVAG; encoded by the coding sequence ATGAACCTGAATCTAAGCAATAACCACCAGCAGCTGCTCCAAACCGCTATCCGTGCATTACACGAACGCACCTTTTTTTCGCAATACCCCGAGAACCCCACGCCGGATGTGTATGGCGAAAATGCCGATAAGGAAGGACGTGACATGTATAAAGCGCACCTGAACCAGCCCTTCTCGGAACTGTTGCAGGAAGATCCCGCCGCCTGGGTAGGGCAGGAGGAGTCGCCCTACGAGCAGCAGCCGCTAGGCATCACGTACCCATTCTTCGCGCCCGATACACTGGTTACGCGGGCAGAAGAAGCTTTCCATACCTGGCGCAAGGTAAAGCCCGCCGATCGCGCAGCCATCCTTGTGGAGACACTGGAGCGCGTAAAAAACCGCTTCTTCGAAATTGCCTATGCCACCATGCACACTACCGGCCAGGCCTATATGATGTCGTTTCAGGCATCGGGGCCACACGCCGCGGACCGTGCTCTGGAAGCGATAGCCGCCGGCTTGGAGGAGCAGACCCGCTTTCCGGAAGAGACGCAGTGGGAAAAGCCCATGGGCAAGTATAACTTAAAGCTCAATAAGCAGTGGAAAGCAGTGCCCAAAGGCGTGGCGCTGGTGATCGGCTGCGCCACCTTCCCGACCTGGAACACGGTGCCGGGCATGTATGCCAGCCTCGTTACCGGCAACCCGGTTATTGTGAAGCCGCACCCCAAGGCGGTGCTCCCGATCGCCATTGTGGTGGCAGAGGTGCAGCGGGTGCTCCAGGAGAATGGCCTGAACCCCAATATCTGCCAGCTGGCTGTGGACGCTAACGACCACCTGATCACAAAAGAGCTGGCCGAAAACCCGCTTGTCAAGCTGATCGATTATACCGGTGGCACTGAGTTTGGCAATTACGTGGAGAGCCTGAAAGGGAAAACCGTCTTTACCGAGAAAACGGGTGTGAACTCGATCATACTTGACTCGGTGGAAGACCTGGATAAAGTGGCGCAGAACCTGGCCTTCTCGGTGAGCTTATACTCCGGGCAGATGTGTACGGCCCCGCAAAATTTCTTTGTGCCCGAAAGCGGCGTGAAGGTAGGCGGCGAAGTGGTTGCTTACGACGAGGTGGTGCGCAAAATTGCTGATGCTGTGACCAGCCTGGTTAATAACCCCAAAGCAGGCCCGCATATTTTAGGCGCCATACAAAACCCGGCTACCACGGCGCGGGTGAAGGAGGCAGCCAGTATAAAAGGAAAAGAAGTGCTGAGCACCTGCGACCTGAGCAACCCGGTGTTTGCCAATGCCCGTACCTGCACGCCAGTAATTTACGAAGTGGCAGCCAGCGAACCCGAAAGCTACAGCCGCGAGCTGTTCGGCCCGATCGTGCTGATCATCAAAACAAAGGATACAAATGAGTCGATTGCTATTGCCAAGGAAATGGCCCAGAAGTATGGCGCTATCTCGTGCGGCGCGTATACTACCGACCCGGAAGTGAAAGAGAAAATAATGGATGAGATGAGCCTGGCCGGTACCCCGGTTAGCTTTAACCTGACAGGCGGCATTTTTGTAAATCAGAATGCCGGTTTCTCCGATTTCCATGTGACGGGCGGCAACCCGGCGGGTAACGCTTCCTTTACTAACCCCGAGTTTGTGATCAAGCGCTTTACGTGGGTTGGTTTCCGCGAGCCTGTAGCTGGTTAG
- a CDS encoding S8 family serine peptidase has product MSTPLMRRLSCLFSALFFFAITYPAAARQLPHNPDPTRPYTVVYKLKPTGNARLAAPAAAKLKAALAKVGAREVHQKFPKAAPPANARVASGAVDLSLLYELTYAPGQSLQQVRRTLLSSGAVAYVEPVYQRQPLLQPNDPAADSTKATQYYLKLIQAYECWEIEQGNAAVLIGILDTGTRFTHQDLKEKVQYNEHDPLDGLDNDGDGYTDNYRGWDFADQDNDPSDDSQYKGHGTIVAGIAAAATNNGQGIAGTGFKSKFLPLKVFSSKSGNGFAGYEAIVYAADRGCKVINLSWGGEGHSQYEQDIINYAVLNKDVVVVASAGNTDKGAPLDVYPASYDNVLSVGGTTATDVKYAGFTYSYNIDLMAPGRDIVSLSANSDTQLSAGSSGTSFAAPMVSGAAALVRAHYPELNARQVMERLRVTTDDIYQLAGNKPYLEMLGKGRLNLKKALKTLNVKAVRCTSFSVADRQIPYAGATIDILADFLNYLAPVQNLQVELTSPSPYVSITRGTLNLGSLGTVAAADNGKQPFRVKIAGTAPANSNIAFRLGFKDGTYTDFQYFTIAVNPDFVTLDANNLKVTINSMGNLGYNGLNMAQGDGVTYKNGNSLLFEGGLMVATDATHVSDNIRNEVYQSDGDFTRTSTARLHSNTPLASQEARAVMHDAYPSDKNVGIQVKHVAYAWKDAAAQDYVILEYHIRNITTAPIEKLYAGVFADWDIGDNTANIADWDEANKLGYVYSTTEGMPYTGMTLLTPGEPAYYAIDNVGGGATTFAIEDGFTSSEKYKVLSGGVARTKANGGGPGNNVSQVVGSATLALAPGETRVVAFALLTADNLKVLQQQAAAARLKYRTMKTGPVPVALADTACSGSTPVWRPKNGSSFNFYADPEKSKLLGAGASYTLPALAGQATIYAANADSLFESAAVPAIFSLPTPALPAFELSKPDVAPGQPVSFLNKSINSRNWRWSINNAAPVTTKDLTYTFPAEGTYEIKLTVSDRFGCADTSVTQVLEIKNIVPTALPEELAQQIKVYPNPTHGFVRIQTKELTKGKGHPQVTLVDVTGRTLAPSFRQSADETELDLTTLADGVYLLHITYHDLTLTKRLVLLRP; this is encoded by the coding sequence ATGTCTACTCCCCTCATGCGGCGCCTGAGCTGCCTGTTTAGTGCTTTGTTTTTTTTCGCCATTACGTACCCGGCAGCCGCCCGGCAGCTACCCCATAACCCCGATCCAACCAGGCCCTATACTGTTGTGTATAAGCTAAAGCCCACGGGCAATGCGCGGCTGGCAGCACCTGCCGCCGCCAAGCTAAAGGCAGCCCTGGCAAAAGTCGGGGCGCGGGAGGTTCACCAGAAATTTCCGAAGGCAGCACCGCCAGCCAATGCCCGCGTAGCCAGCGGCGCTGTAGACCTCTCATTGCTTTATGAACTGACCTATGCCCCCGGCCAAAGCCTGCAACAGGTACGGCGCACCCTGCTCAGCAGCGGCGCCGTAGCCTATGTAGAGCCCGTATACCAGCGCCAGCCGCTCCTGCAGCCAAACGACCCCGCCGCCGACTCCACCAAAGCTACCCAATATTATCTGAAGCTGATCCAGGCCTACGAGTGCTGGGAAATTGAACAGGGAAATGCGGCTGTGCTCATAGGCATACTGGATACAGGGACGCGCTTTACGCACCAGGACCTGAAAGAAAAAGTACAGTATAACGAACATGACCCGCTGGATGGTTTAGATAACGACGGCGACGGTTACACGGACAATTACCGCGGCTGGGACTTTGCCGACCAGGACAATGACCCCAGCGATGATTCGCAGTACAAGGGCCACGGCACGATCGTGGCCGGCATTGCAGCGGCGGCTACCAACAACGGCCAGGGCATTGCCGGCACAGGCTTTAAATCGAAATTCCTGCCCCTGAAGGTTTTCTCTTCTAAGAGCGGCAACGGCTTTGCTGGGTACGAAGCCATTGTATACGCTGCTGACAGGGGCTGCAAGGTCATTAACTTATCCTGGGGAGGCGAAGGCCACTCGCAGTACGAACAGGACATTATCAATTATGCCGTGCTAAACAAGGATGTGGTAGTAGTCGCCTCGGCCGGCAACACCGACAAAGGCGCACCGCTCGACGTGTATCCCGCCTCCTACGACAATGTGCTTTCGGTTGGCGGCACCACAGCCACCGATGTGAAGTATGCCGGCTTTACCTACAGCTATAATATCGACTTAATGGCGCCAGGTCGCGATATTGTGTCGCTTTCGGCCAACTCGGATACCCAGCTAAGCGCCGGCTCGTCGGGCACCTCGTTTGCCGCGCCCATGGTTTCGGGGGCCGCGGCATTGGTTCGGGCACATTACCCGGAACTGAATGCCCGCCAGGTAATGGAACGGCTGCGCGTAACCACCGACGACATTTACCAGCTGGCAGGCAACAAACCCTACCTGGAGATGCTGGGAAAAGGCCGCCTCAACCTGAAGAAAGCCCTGAAAACCCTAAACGTAAAAGCCGTGCGCTGCACCAGCTTTTCAGTAGCCGACCGGCAGATCCCTTACGCCGGCGCCACCATCGACATTTTAGCTGATTTTCTGAACTACCTGGCGCCCGTGCAAAACCTGCAGGTGGAGCTAACCTCGCCCTCGCCTTATGTAAGTATAACGCGTGGCACGCTGAACCTGGGCAGCCTGGGCACCGTGGCTGCGGCTGATAACGGGAAGCAACCTTTCCGGGTAAAGATCGCGGGCACAGCGCCGGCCAACAGCAACATCGCCTTTCGCCTTGGCTTTAAGGATGGCACCTACACCGATTTCCAGTACTTCACGATCGCGGTGAACCCGGACTTTGTAACACTGGACGCCAACAACCTGAAAGTGACGATCAACAGCATGGGCAACCTGGGCTATAATGGCCTGAACATGGCGCAGGGGGATGGGGTAACGTATAAGAACGGGAATTCGCTTTTGTTTGAAGGCGGCCTGATGGTGGCCACCGACGCCACGCACGTGTCTGATAACATCCGCAACGAAGTATACCAGAGCGACGGGGATTTTACTCGTACCAGCACCGCTCGCCTGCATTCAAATACGCCCCTGGCCAGCCAGGAAGCGCGCGCTGTGATGCACGACGCCTATCCATCTGATAAGAATGTGGGCATACAGGTAAAGCATGTGGCCTATGCCTGGAAAGATGCCGCCGCGCAGGATTATGTGATCCTGGAGTATCACATCCGGAACATAACCACCGCCCCGATTGAAAAGCTATATGCCGGCGTTTTTGCCGACTGGGACATTGGCGATAACACTGCCAATATAGCCGACTGGGACGAGGCCAACAAACTAGGCTATGTTTATAGCACCACAGAAGGAATGCCTTATACCGGCATGACGCTGCTGACGCCCGGCGAACCGGCCTATTATGCGATAGATAACGTTGGCGGCGGCGCTACGACCTTTGCCATTGAAGATGGTTTTACCAGTTCCGAGAAGTATAAGGTCCTCTCGGGGGGTGTGGCCAGAACAAAAGCAAACGGCGGCGGGCCGGGCAATAATGTGTCGCAGGTGGTAGGCAGCGCAACGCTGGCCCTTGCGCCCGGCGAAACGCGGGTAGTGGCCTTTGCGCTGCTGACCGCCGATAACCTGAAAGTGCTGCAACAACAGGCGGCCGCGGCCCGCTTAAAATACCGCACCATGAAAACAGGCCCAGTGCCGGTGGCCCTGGCTGATACGGCCTGCAGCGGCAGCACGCCGGTATGGAGGCCGAAGAACGGCAGCAGCTTCAACTTTTATGCCGATCCCGAAAAAAGCAAACTGCTCGGTGCGGGTGCTTCCTATACTTTGCCCGCTCTGGCAGGGCAGGCAACTATTTATGCCGCCAACGCTGATTCGCTCTTCGAAAGTGCGGCTGTCCCTGCAATCTTCTCGTTGCCTACTCCTGCCCTGCCGGCTTTCGAGCTCAGCAAGCCCGACGTTGCTCCCGGCCAGCCGGTCAGCTTCCTCAACAAGAGTATAAACAGCCGGAACTGGCGCTGGAGCATCAACAACGCAGCGCCTGTTACCACAAAAGACCTGACTTATACTTTCCCGGCTGAAGGTACCTATGAAATAAAGCTCACCGTCTCGGACCGGTTCGGCTGCGCCGATACGTCCGTTACCCAGGTGCTCGAAATAAAAAACATCGTGCCTACTGCTTTGCCCGAGGAGTTGGCCCAACAGATTAAAGTATACCCCAACCCGACACACGGCTTCGTTCGGATACAAACAAAAGAGCTGACCAAAGGCAAGGGCCACCCGCAGGTAACGCTGGTCGACGTGACGGGCCGCACGCTGGCGCCTTCTTTCCGGCAGAGCGCCGATGAAACGGAGCTGGACCTGACCACGCTGGCCGATGGCGTATACTTACTCCACATTACCTATCACGACCTGACGCTGACCAAGCGGCTGGTGTTACTCCGGCCCTGA
- a CDS encoding peroxiredoxin family protein, producing the protein MKLPVFNTPVKLFLFLALILTTMITACTSTTSNNQTITPGMWRVVLHTQGQEIPFLMEAAEKDGKSVLYLVNDKERILLDSIQPQGDSLKIGLHIFDADLIAKVEGGKMTGRFVKNDTQTPYSIPFTAEHGKNNRFAEAPAKATLNVDGKWQVVFTDAEGSSYDAVGVFSQNGNNVKGTFLTETGDYRYLDGQVEGDQLKLSTFDGNHAYLFTAKPATDSTLKGEFYSGMTGRESWTATRNENAKLADADSLTFLKPGYDALSFTFPNLEGEKVSLSDPKYKGKVVLVQLVGSWCPNCMDETMFLAPYYDQNKDRGLEIIGLGFERSPEFDKAAARLSKMKDRLNINYDLLVAGVSEKDAAAQALPALNKVMSFPTTIFIGRDGKVRKIHTGFSGPGTGKYYEDWVKEFNKTMDELLAEKA; encoded by the coding sequence ATGAAACTACCTGTTTTTAATACACCTGTTAAGCTGTTTTTGTTTTTGGCGCTCATCCTTACAACCATGATAACTGCCTGTACATCCACCACATCCAATAACCAAACCATAACCCCGGGCATGTGGCGGGTAGTGCTCCATACCCAGGGCCAGGAAATTCCTTTCCTGATGGAAGCGGCCGAAAAGGATGGCAAATCCGTGCTATACCTGGTAAACGACAAGGAGCGTATTTTGCTGGACAGCATTCAGCCACAAGGCGACTCGCTGAAGATCGGGCTGCACATTTTTGATGCCGACCTGATTGCCAAAGTGGAAGGCGGTAAGATGACCGGCCGCTTTGTAAAGAACGACACCCAAACCCCTTATTCCATCCCGTTTACGGCGGAGCATGGTAAAAACAACCGCTTTGCCGAAGCCCCTGCAAAAGCCACCCTTAACGTTGATGGCAAATGGCAGGTAGTCTTTACCGATGCCGAGGGCAGCAGCTACGATGCCGTGGGCGTTTTCAGCCAGAACGGCAACAATGTAAAAGGCACTTTCCTGACCGAAACCGGCGATTACCGTTACCTGGACGGCCAGGTGGAAGGCGACCAGCTGAAGCTCTCGACCTTTGACGGCAACCATGCGTACCTGTTCACGGCAAAGCCCGCCACCGACAGCACCCTGAAAGGCGAGTTTTACTCGGGCATGACGGGCCGCGAATCCTGGACAGCCACCCGCAACGAAAATGCAAAACTGGCCGATGCCGATTCACTCACCTTTCTAAAGCCGGGCTATGATGCCTTGTCGTTCACATTCCCGAACCTGGAGGGTGAAAAGGTGTCATTATCGGACCCCAAATATAAAGGCAAGGTGGTTCTGGTGCAGCTGGTGGGTTCGTGGTGCCCCAACTGCATGGACGAAACCATGTTCCTGGCGCCATATTATGACCAGAACAAGGACCGTGGCTTGGAGATCATCGGCCTTGGTTTTGAACGCAGCCCCGAGTTCGACAAAGCGGCCGCACGCCTAAGCAAGATGAAAGACCGCTTAAACATTAACTATGATCTGTTGGTGGCTGGTGTATCCGAAAAAGATGCTGCTGCTCAGGCCCTGCCGGCCCTGAACAAAGTCATGTCGTTCCCGACCACCATCTTTATTGGCCGCGACGGCAAAGTACGCAAGATCCATACCGGCTTCTCGGGCCCCGGCACCGGCAAGTACTACGAGGATTGGGTAAAGGAATTTAACAAGACGATGGACGAGCTGCTGGCTGAAAAGGCGTAG
- a CDS encoding aconitate hydratase codes for MAFDLEMIKAVYAGMEERVNTARQAVGRPLTLTEKILYSHLYEGNATGAHERGKSYVDFAPDRVAMQDATAQMALLQFMQAGRPTVAVPSTVHCDHLIQARVGADSDLRDAYDENKEVYDFLASVSNKYGIGFWKPGAGIIHQVVLENYAFPGGMMIGTDSHTPNAGGLGMIAIGVGGADAVDVMAGMPWELKFPKVIGVKLTGKLNGWASPKDVILKVAGILTVKGGTGAIVEYFGEGAEAMSCTGKGTICNMGAEIGATTSVFAYDNSMRAYLNATNREEVVQLADEVAQHLRADDEVYAAPASFYDQLIEIDLSTLEPHVNGPFTPDAAWPISQFAAVVKEHNWPAKLEVGLIGSCTNSSYEDLTRAASIASQAIEKKLVAQAEFTITPGSEMVRFTTARDGLLDTFAEMGGVVLANACGPCIGQWARHTDDPTRKNSIITSFNRNFAKRNDGNPNTHAFVASPEIVTAFAIAGDLTFNPLTDTLTNKDGEAVRLDEPKGIELPTRGFAVEDAGYDAPAADGSSVQVVVDPKSDRLQLLEGFKPWEGTDLKGLKLLIKAQGKCTTDHISMAGPWLKYRGHLDNISNNMLIGAINCFNGEANKVYNSLTRGYEAVPATARTFKSAGIGSVVVGDENYGEGSSREHAAMEPRHLGVRAVLVKSFARIHETNLKKQGMLALTFANKADYDLIEENDTFDIIGLENFTPGQPLKVVLHHSDGTQDSFPVNHTYNEGQIEWFKAGSALNLIRLKQQQNANA; via the coding sequence ATGGCATTTGATTTAGAAATGATCAAGGCAGTTTATGCCGGCATGGAAGAGCGCGTGAACACTGCCCGCCAAGCAGTAGGCCGACCGCTTACCTTGACAGAGAAAATCCTGTATTCCCACTTGTACGAAGGCAACGCCACAGGGGCGCATGAGCGTGGCAAGTCGTATGTAGACTTTGCCCCGGATAGGGTGGCAATGCAGGACGCGACGGCACAGATGGCTTTGCTTCAGTTCATGCAGGCAGGGCGGCCAACCGTAGCAGTGCCTTCAACCGTACATTGCGATCACCTGATCCAAGCCCGCGTGGGTGCTGATTCGGACCTGCGTGATGCCTATGATGAAAATAAAGAAGTTTACGACTTTCTGGCGTCAGTATCCAACAAGTATGGCATTGGTTTCTGGAAGCCGGGTGCCGGTATCATTCACCAGGTGGTGCTGGAAAACTATGCTTTCCCGGGTGGTATGATGATCGGAACGGACTCGCACACACCTAATGCGGGTGGTTTGGGTATGATCGCCATTGGCGTAGGCGGCGCAGATGCCGTGGACGTGATGGCTGGCATGCCATGGGAGCTCAAGTTCCCGAAAGTGATCGGTGTGAAACTGACCGGCAAGCTGAACGGCTGGGCATCGCCGAAAGACGTGATCCTGAAAGTGGCCGGCATCCTGACCGTAAAAGGTGGTACGGGCGCGATTGTGGAATACTTTGGCGAAGGTGCCGAGGCTATGTCCTGTACCGGAAAAGGTACGATTTGTAACATGGGTGCTGAGATCGGGGCCACCACATCTGTGTTTGCTTACGACAACAGCATGCGGGCGTACCTGAACGCAACCAACCGCGAAGAAGTAGTACAGTTGGCCGATGAAGTAGCGCAGCACCTGCGCGCCGACGACGAAGTATACGCTGCGCCGGCTTCTTTCTACGACCAGCTCATCGAGATCGATCTTTCTACGCTGGAGCCGCACGTAAACGGCCCGTTCACGCCGGATGCTGCCTGGCCAATCTCGCAGTTCGCTGCCGTGGTAAAAGAGCACAACTGGCCGGCTAAACTGGAAGTAGGTCTGATCGGCTCGTGCACCAACTCTTCTTATGAAGACTTAACACGCGCTGCTTCCATCGCTTCACAGGCAATCGAGAAAAAACTGGTAGCCCAGGCTGAGTTCACTATCACGCCGGGTTCTGAAATGGTGCGCTTTACCACCGCCCGCGATGGTCTGCTCGACACGTTTGCCGAAATGGGCGGCGTTGTGCTGGCCAATGCCTGCGGTCCGTGCATCGGCCAGTGGGCCCGTCACACCGACGACCCAACCCGCAAGAACTCCATCATCACCTCGTTTAACCGTAACTTTGCCAAGCGTAACGACGGCAACCCGAACACACACGCGTTCGTGGCTTCGCCTGAAATTGTAACGGCTTTCGCCATTGCTGGCGATCTGACATTCAACCCGCTGACAGATACCCTGACAAACAAAGATGGGGAAGCGGTGAGACTGGATGAGCCCAAAGGCATTGAACTGCCAACAAGAGGCTTTGCCGTAGAAGATGCCGGTTATGATGCCCCTGCAGCAGATGGCAGCAGCGTACAGGTAGTAGTTGATCCGAAATCGGACCGCCTGCAACTGCTCGAAGGCTTTAAGCCTTGGGAAGGAACCGACCTGAAAGGCCTGAAGCTGCTCATTAAGGCGCAGGGCAAGTGTACGACCGACCATATTTCGATGGCAGGCCCATGGCTGAAATACCGCGGCCACCTGGATAACATTTCGAACAACATGCTGATCGGTGCTATCAACTGCTTTAACGGCGAAGCCAACAAAGTATACAACAGCCTGACGCGCGGCTATGAAGCCGTACCAGCTACTGCCCGTACGTTCAAGTCGGCAGGAATTGGTAGCGTGGTGGTAGGTGACGAAAACTATGGCGAAGGTTCTTCCCGTGAGCATGCGGCCATGGAGCCCCGCCACCTGGGTGTTCGTGCCGTACTGGTAAAATCATTTGCCCGTATCCATGAAACCAACCTCAAAAAGCAGGGCATGCTGGCGCTTACCTTTGCCAACAAAGCCGACTACGACCTGATCGAGGAGAACGATACCTTCGACATCATCGGGTTAGAGAACTTTACTCCGGGCCAGCCGCTGAAAGTGGTATTGCACCACAGCGACGGCACCCAGGACAGCTTCCCGGTAAATCATACATACAACGAAGGCCAGATCGAGTGGTTTAAGGCAGGTTCTGCCCTGAACCTAATCCGTTTGAAGCAACAGCAAAACGCTAACGCATAA